A stretch of the Notolabrus celidotus isolate fNotCel1 chromosome 3, fNotCel1.pri, whole genome shotgun sequence genome encodes the following:
- the isl2b gene encoding insulin gene enhancer protein isl-2b isoform X1 translates to MVDIIFSSSFLGDMGDHSKKKPGFAMCVGCGSQIHDQYILRVSPDLEWHAACLKCAECSQYLDETCTCFVRDGKTYCKRDYVRLFGIKCAKCNLGFSSSDLVMRARDNVYHIECFRCSVCSRQLLPGDEFSLREDELLCRADHSLLLERSSAGSPLSPGHLHPNRPLHLAADPVSVRQAPHRNHTHKQSEKTTRVRTVLNEKQLHTLRTCYNANPRPDALMKEQLVEMTGLSPRVIRVWFQNKRCKDKKKSILMKQLQQQHHSDKTVSIFNLQGLTGTPLVAGSPIRHESSVQGNPVEVQTYQPPWKALSEFALQSDLDQPAFQQLVSFSESGSLGNSSGSDVTSLSSQLPDTPNSMVPSPVET, encoded by the exons ATGGTGGATATTATTTTCAGCTCTTCTTTCTTGGGTGATATGGGGGATCATTCCAAAA AGAAGCCAGGATTCGCGATGTGTGTCGGATGTGGAAGCCAGATCCATGACCAGTACATACTGAGAGTGTCTCCCGACTTGGAGTGGCATGCAGCCTGCCTTAAGTGTGCGGAGTGCAGCCAGTACCTGGACGAGACCTGCACTTGTTTCGTCCGGGACGGAAAAACGTATTGCAAAAGAGATTATGTAAG GTTATTTGgaataaaatgtgcaaaatgcaaCCTGGGATTCAGCAGCAGCGATCTGGTGATGAGAGCCCGGGATAACGTGTATCACATCGAGTGTTTCCGTTGCTCGGTGTGCAGCCGGCAGCTGCTGCCGGGAGACGAGTTCTCTCTGCGGGAAGACGAGCTGCTGTGTCGGGCGGACCACAGCCTGCTGCTGGAGAGGAGCTCGGCAGGAAGCCCTCTGAGCCCCGGACACCTCCACCCCAACAGACCGCTGCACCTGGCAG CAGACCCGGTGTCGGTGCGGCAGGCTCCGCATCGGAACCACACGCACAAGCAGTCTGAGAAGACGACACGAGTCCGGACGGTACTGAACGAGAAGCAGCTGCACACCCTGCGGACCTGCTACAACGCCAACCCGCGGCCGGACGCGCTGATGAAGGAGCAGCTGGTTGAGATGACCGGCCTGAGCCCCCGGGTCATCCGGGTCTGGTTCCAGAACAAGCGCTGCAAAGACAAGAAGAAGTCGATCCTGATgaagcagctccagcagcagcatcacagtGATAAGACTGTAAGCATCTTC AACCTGCAGGGCCTCACGGGGACACCTCTTGTAGCGGGGAGTCCTATCCGACATGAGAGCAGCGTGCAGGGGAACCCCGTGGAGGTTCAGACCTACCAGCCTCCATGGAAAGCACTGAGTGAATTCGCCCTGCAGAGTGATCTGGACCAGCCCGCCTTCCAACAACtg GTATCTTTCTCTGAATCGGGCTCTCTCGGGAACTCTTCGGGCAGCGACGTGACTTCTTTGTCCTCTCAGTTACCGGACACCCCCAACAGTATGGTACCCAGCCCGGTGGAGACGTGA
- the isl2b gene encoding insulin gene enhancer protein isl-2b isoform X2: MVDIIFSSSFLGDMGDHSKKKPGFAMCVGCGSQIHDQYILRVSPDLEWHAACLKCAECSQYLDETCTCFVRDGKTYCKRDYVRLFGIKCAKCNLGFSSSDLVMRARDNVYHIECFRCSVCSRQLLPGDEFSLREDELLCRADHSLLLERSSAGSPLSPGHLHPNRPLHLADPVSVRQAPHRNHTHKQSEKTTRVRTVLNEKQLHTLRTCYNANPRPDALMKEQLVEMTGLSPRVIRVWFQNKRCKDKKKSILMKQLQQQHHSDKTVSIFNLQGLTGTPLVAGSPIRHESSVQGNPVEVQTYQPPWKALSEFALQSDLDQPAFQQLVSFSESGSLGNSSGSDVTSLSSQLPDTPNSMVPSPVET; this comes from the exons ATGGTGGATATTATTTTCAGCTCTTCTTTCTTGGGTGATATGGGGGATCATTCCAAAA AGAAGCCAGGATTCGCGATGTGTGTCGGATGTGGAAGCCAGATCCATGACCAGTACATACTGAGAGTGTCTCCCGACTTGGAGTGGCATGCAGCCTGCCTTAAGTGTGCGGAGTGCAGCCAGTACCTGGACGAGACCTGCACTTGTTTCGTCCGGGACGGAAAAACGTATTGCAAAAGAGATTATGTAAG GTTATTTGgaataaaatgtgcaaaatgcaaCCTGGGATTCAGCAGCAGCGATCTGGTGATGAGAGCCCGGGATAACGTGTATCACATCGAGTGTTTCCGTTGCTCGGTGTGCAGCCGGCAGCTGCTGCCGGGAGACGAGTTCTCTCTGCGGGAAGACGAGCTGCTGTGTCGGGCGGACCACAGCCTGCTGCTGGAGAGGAGCTCGGCAGGAAGCCCTCTGAGCCCCGGACACCTCCACCCCAACAGACCGCTGCACCTGGCAG ACCCGGTGTCGGTGCGGCAGGCTCCGCATCGGAACCACACGCACAAGCAGTCTGAGAAGACGACACGAGTCCGGACGGTACTGAACGAGAAGCAGCTGCACACCCTGCGGACCTGCTACAACGCCAACCCGCGGCCGGACGCGCTGATGAAGGAGCAGCTGGTTGAGATGACCGGCCTGAGCCCCCGGGTCATCCGGGTCTGGTTCCAGAACAAGCGCTGCAAAGACAAGAAGAAGTCGATCCTGATgaagcagctccagcagcagcatcacagtGATAAGACTGTAAGCATCTTC AACCTGCAGGGCCTCACGGGGACACCTCTTGTAGCGGGGAGTCCTATCCGACATGAGAGCAGCGTGCAGGGGAACCCCGTGGAGGTTCAGACCTACCAGCCTCCATGGAAAGCACTGAGTGAATTCGCCCTGCAGAGTGATCTGGACCAGCCCGCCTTCCAACAACtg GTATCTTTCTCTGAATCGGGCTCTCTCGGGAACTCTTCGGGCAGCGACGTGACTTCTTTGTCCTCTCAGTTACCGGACACCCCCAACAGTATGGTACCCAGCCCGGTGGAGACGTGA